In Capsicum annuum cultivar UCD-10X-F1 chromosome 7, UCD10Xv1.1, whole genome shotgun sequence, one genomic interval encodes:
- the LOC107877018 gene encoding flower-specific defensin-like yields MSRSIYFMVFLVLAMTLFVANGVQGYNICKTTSKYFKGICRIDTLYLCIKVCIEQDKFENGLCNNVQRKCVCTKPCVCDNIPNDDRTILVEDAKTLEAELLEEEIFKA; encoded by the exons ATGTCTCGTTCCATTTACTTCATGGTATTTCTTGTCTTGGCAATGACACTCTTTGTTGCCAATG GGGTGCAAGGTTATAACATTTGCAAAACAACAAGCAAATACTTCAAAGGAATATGTAGGATTGACactttatatttatgtataaaagTTTGTATCGAGCAGGATAAATTTGAAAATGGCCTTTGTAACAACGTCCAAAGGAAGTGCGTATGCACTAAGCCATGTGTATGTGACAATATTCCTAATGATGATCGAACTATTTTGGTTGAGGATGCTAAAACTCTCGAAGCAGAATTGCTtgaagaagagattttcaaagcataa
- the LOC107852205 gene encoding uncharacterized mitochondrial protein AtMg00820-like → MKNFPGYYTAIVEEEGANEPETFKEASQDQKWNKAMKEEMAALKQNQTWELVPKQSDVKPISCKWVFKIKRRADGSIERDKARLVSHGFSQQYGLDYDETFSPVSKLTTVRVLLALAACKN, encoded by the coding sequence atgaaaaatttcccggggtattacaccgCAATAGTGGAGGAAGAAGGTGCAAATGAGCCTGAGACATTTAAAGAAGCATCTCAAGATCAGAAGTGGAATAAAgctatgaaagaagaaatggcAGCACTAAAACAGAATCAGACTTGGGAGCTTGTACCAAAACAAAGTGATGTGAAGCCGATATCTTGCAAGTGGGTGTTCAAGATAAAACGTCGAGCAGATGGGTCAATCGAAAGGGATAAGGCTCGTTTGGTGTCTCATGGATTTTCTCAACAATATGGACTAGATTATGATGAAACTTTTAGTCCAGTTTCAAAGCTTACAACTGTACGAGTCCTATTAGCACTTGCAGCCTGTAAAAATTAG